A genomic stretch from Acidimicrobiales bacterium includes:
- the rpmE gene encoding 50S ribosomal protein L31, whose protein sequence is MKNDIHPTYEVVTASCSCGSTFETRSTETNVKVELCNVCHPFFTGKQRLVDSGGRVERFQRRYGERAKDKK, encoded by the coding sequence CCACCCCACCTACGAGGTCGTCACCGCCTCGTGCTCCTGTGGCAGCACCTTCGAGACGCGCAGCACCGAGACCAACGTGAAGGTCGAGCTCTGCAACGTGTGCCACCCGTTCTTCACCGGCAAGCAGCGCCTGGTCGACAGCGGCGGCCGCGTGGAGCGCTTCCAGCGCCGTTACGGCGAGCGGGCCAAGGACAAGAAGTAG